GCAAATCGAGTAGAAGGGGGTGATTAACCCCCGTCCTCTCACACCACCGTACGTACCGTTCGGTATACGGCGGTTCACCAAGCTTGACGAATGCGATGATAACGTTCAGTCAAACTCTTCAAGCCCTGACTTTGCCAGTAGGCATTGTTCAGGGCGTTATTTAATTGTCGAGACATTCGCCAGTAGCCTTTACGGGCATTAGCCATTATATGGACTACTCGCTCCGGTAGGCCCAGGGCCCGCAGCTCACGGTATCGGGTTCGGACACGTTTCCATTGTTTCCAGACGCACATCCGCAATCTTCGCCTTAGCCACCCTTCGATTTCCTGGAATACGCCCGGCGTT
Above is a window of Carboxydocella sporoproducens DSM 16521 DNA encoding:
- a CDS encoding group II intron maturase-specific domain-containing protein, coding for TPGVFQEIEGWLRRRLRMCVWKQWKRVRTRYRELRALGLPERVVHIMANARKGYWRMSRQLNNALNNAYWQSQGLKSLTERYHRIRQAW